accttagccaaatacatttaaactcagtttttcacaattcctgacatttaatccaagtaaaaattccctgttttaggtcagttaggataaccactttattttaagaatgtgaaatgtcagaataatagcagagagaatgatttatttcagcttttatttctttcatcacattcccagtgggtcaggagtttacatacactcaattagtatttgtagcattgcctttaaattgtttaacttgggtcaaacatttcaggtagccttccaaaggcttcccacaataagttgggtaaattttggcccattcctcctgacagagctagtgtaaccgagttaggtttgaaggcctccttgttTGCACAGgcatttttcagttctgcccacacattttctatgggattaaggtcagggctttgtgatggccactccaataccttgactttggaagtatgtttggggtcattgtccatttggaagactcatttgcaaccaagctttaacttcctgattgacattttgagatgttgcttcaatatatctacatattttcctccctcatgatgccatccattttgtgaagtgcaccagtccctcctgcaacaaagcacccccacaacatgatgctgccacccccgtgcttaccgattgggatggtgttcttcggcttgcaagcctccccctttttcctccaaaaataacgatggtcattacggcaaaacagttctttttttgtttcatcagaccagaggtaatttctccaaaaagtacgatctttgtctccatgtgcagttgcaaaccgtagtctgtcttttttatggcggttttggagcagtggcttcttccttgctgagcggcctttcaggttatgtcaatataggactcgttttcctgtggatattgatacttttgcacctgtttcctccagcatcttcacaagttcctttgctgttgttctgggattgatttgcacttttcgcaccaaagtacattcatctctaggagacagaacgcgtcgccttcctgagtggtatgacggctgcgtagtcccacggtgtttatacttgcgttctattgtttgtacagatgaaggtggtaccttcaggcgtttggaaattgctcccaaggatgaaccagacttgtggaggtctacaattcttttctgcgGTCTTgactaatttcttttgattttcccatgatgtcacgcaaagaggcactgagtttgaaggtaggccttaaaatacatcaacaggtacacctccaattgactcaaatgatgacaattagcctatcagaagcttctaaaaccatgacatcattttctggaattttccaagctgtttaaaggcacagtcaacttagtgtatgttaacttctgacccattggaattgtgatacagtgaattataagtgaaataatctgtctttaaacaactgttggaaaaatgacttgtcatgcagaaagtagatgtcctaaccgacttgccaaaactatagtttgttaacaagaaatttgtggagtggttgaaaaacaagttttaatgactccaacctaagtggatgtaaacttctgacttcaactgtacatagggcCGTGAGAGGTTACTCGTTACATGAAATGGAAAAAAGCAATAAAGGAATGTATTATTCCCTTCTTGTTCACTAATTCCAATTTCCTAGTTATACTTCAAAAGTCTCTCTATTGAGACATAATTATTAGACACACTTTCCTATCATTTACAATTCCCATCCACCATCAGCAAAGCAGGAGTGGAAAGTGATTAGGGGAAAACCCAGGAGGaaatgtctgtctcagtctttcCATTCATTAGACAATCCGCATGAGTCTGACTCAGGTGGTTTCAGCCACGCTATCTCTGGCAATATACAGATCTTAGACTGACTGTAGGGATGTGGTACCTGTTTAACCAGGGAAAACTGGGAGAAGGGTCTGTTGGGGCCTCGTGGACAGCCCTCTATGGGACAACAGTAGAGCTTCTGGGAACCCTTCATGTCCTTCCTGATGGTGGGGTTAACAAGACCGtcctatggagagagagagagagaggatgaatgaTTCGTTTGTGATATTATAGGCTTAAGATTTAGTGTCAGCTATCAGCACTGAAATAATGTAGGCTAACCAACAACAAATAAGGTAGGCCATCAGCACAACTCTCAAGACTGCTGAGCTAAAGGCTAAGCCTAGGTATCAGTTATACTTCAGTTAGTGATGATTTTAGCCTCTCAGAGTACCATTACAATGAAAACATCCAGCGGATGCCATATTATCCTTTGTAGAAAACCATACGAATGGAAAATACACAGACGAAGGTGGTCCAGATGGAGGGTCCACATCTGTGACTTTAAAAAGAGGTTCAGATTAAAGTTATTAGTTTAACAACACATCGAGTTTGTGCTTTCCAGTGTGCTACATCACTCCACACTCCTGACAGTCTCCAGACAGCCGTGATGAAGCAGCTGTCAGCAGCACATTGCATTAACTCAATGAACAGCAGCATGATGCTTATGTAAGAGTACAGCTCACAGGCCACAGCTCACAGATAGACCTCAGCACTGACCCGTGTGTACAGCCTAACCATCATTATTAGCATTGCAGTATTTCACTGGTCAAGGTCACCTAGCAGGCCACATCAACTGTGGCATTggcttttatttaaccttcatttaactaggcaagtcaactaagaacaaattcttattgacaatgacggcctaccccggccaaacccggacgacgctgggccaattgtgcgccgccctatgggactcccaatcacagccagatgtgatgcagcctggattcgaaccagggactgcagtgatgcctcttgcactgagatgcagtgtgttaGACCGCTACGCCACCCGGGAGCCCAAAATTGGTACAGTACTAGTAAAAGAGATGTTTCGATGGAAGTTAGGCTAATATACATAAACATCCTGCATAGTGCTAAAGTGATCCGTCTTCACAGTAAACAGACACAGTGTATTTTATATTATTGTAAAGGTTACGTCAGAGGCATACAGTTCTGCATAGGCTACTTGCAGCAGCAGATGGACTCACTGGTGTCTTGCAGCAGCAGACTAGCAGGTTAACATTAAGACTGTCTGTTCTAGGCCAGAGCACAGTCCCTGAACTGCTCTCCATGACACTTATGTCCCTTCCTAGCAGAGAGACCAGGCACAGTGCATTGCCAGACGGCGATACAGGCAGGCAGGGCAGAGATCGCATTGTTTCTGTCTGCTACAAGACAGCTTGGGTAGGGTCTGCTGAGCAGCATCACAGCTAGGAAATACAAACTGAAAATCTGTCAGTAGGCTACTTCAAGAAGTCAGGTCATCAAAAGTGTTTAACATGCAAAGTGTGACAGGAAATGTGACTATTCTACACTACAGCCTGCTTAGTACAGTAGGCTATTATTTGAGTACTCGTAATGTTCAGAAGTGTGTGAAATTAAATTGATTGTCGtgttacacacacatccagcAGTTGGCCAGCAAATGTGATATGGCCTTTCAGCCGAGCTAAGGCACAGTGAGTGTCCAGCGACAACCGTGTTATAACTCAAATCATAGCGACGGCCGTGTTATAACCCAAATCACATCTCTTTCTGCATCAATTAATAAAACAGAACAAGCCTGGCCAGTAACAGCGGAGGAACAGTAAGCAGCCTGTGCtttcctggcctgatgactcccgTTGAGTAGCGTTAGCCCGTAACTACCTTTAGTGTCTATTTATGAAGGTATCTTCTGGCCGGTGTTCTGTTATGAGCCCCGACGCTAATTCTGAATGTTAACACGCATTGCTTGCGATACGGTTTTGGAAACGTAATatgtaatacatctataatatcagcgaaatatatattttttaaacgaaAGGTACTACTACACACCTTTAAATGGTTAGTGTTCCCACGCGGCCATAGCTCCATGTTACAGCGGTTTTATACGGAAGACAGAGGCGACCACCTGTGCTAACTAGCAAATCTGCTACagtaaatgtatgttatttaaaGATCTTTCATTTCAAGGAGAAATAATAAGTTCCATATGTTTTGAAAACCGTATCGCAAGCGATAATTGACGTTTCTAAACGTTAAAACAGAGCGTTGGGATTGTAGTCACATGGTCACAGCGTTAAACAGTGGTCACAGCGGTAAACGGTGCTTATAGCGGAGAACCTGTGCGATAAGGAAGAATGCCTTGGGTTCTCAAAAGCAAGGGTAGCGTTGCATCTACTGTCAGCCCTTTCACACAGTCATAGACATCTAAGACTATGCTCACTTGACATTGTGTTCAGATTGTTTCCTTCATGAACTGCTGCACCATGcatgttctcctccatctctcattctcCTGCATTAGGCCCAGTTGAATTTGTCCAATATTGAGAACAGTTAGCACTTATGTGGGGAAATGAGGAGCATGAAGTGCTTTTCAGACCTAATTCAAATTCAAACATTcaccttttatttttttcaacaaGCTCAGTCTGTAGAAAGCCAAAAGACTGCTACATCCCAGCAGAGAAGCGCATTCATTTGGGGGAAACTGGAATCACTAGGACTCCCACCGGGCAGCAAGACTCGGCGAGGACAATGCATACATTTCAGTTAAAGAGGAGGACCATTGCCTCCAAGACTTTCCCTTACTATAACTAGTATTCATATTTAGCCTAAAGACAGTGTGACAGTTGGTTGTATGACCAGACTGATTTCATTGCACATCTCAGGCTTAGCCCATCTTCTTCAGCCATTTAAACATTAATTCACTGAGGGTTATTTAATTGCTTGAATTTCCAGAAACTTCTTGAGAACCAAATGACTCTCAATAATATGACAGTTAGGCTATGTGGGCATGGAGACaagtatgtttacatgcacactaataattcgatattaaactgagtatggcattagtcatgtaaacgccttactctgcttatcttaatcggcGTAAGGTCATAATCGAAGTAAACATAAaccgattaaaacacctggttttcggAGCAACCTTCGAATTATGGCATGTAAACAGTTAAACCGGCGTTCcagcggtgtatttgatctgcgcaCGTGCCAGCACCCGTAGCGCAAGCCTCCTCATGAGTGAGTTCggaaaaactgaaagtatgcatcTTTTCACTTAAACAGTATATGTCCTAACGCAGAATCAGATCGTCTTCTCAAATATAACATAGTCAatgtggtagaacgtttattttgattggcgATTTTCTGCTTTTATCAAAAGTCCCATCAGTAGCCtaatttcagatgtgtccatataaacaggattattagtgaaatcgttcttgcaaagcatgtaaacgttttaaacgtattatattaatctgaataTCCACAATATTCGTATTATTGTGCGCATCTAACCGTGTGGATTTGAACAGATCATATATTTGTATGGCTGACATGTAAAGGCAGTACAAGaaagctagttaacattagcgcGGATAATCAGTCTCATACAGCTATGATCCTAGCCTAGGATGATTGAAACATTGCTTAAAGCACTAACACAATAGTAAGAAAGTAACGTTATCAGCAATATACAGTTGTAGCTAGCCAACTTCCAAGAACTGGCCTCAAACAGTGCACAATGACTTGCCGTTTTCCTAATAAGCATGCTTCTAACGAGCTCGCGTAACTAGTTAGTGATACAAGCACCATGAATTTAAACATATAAAGACGACGTGTTGGAATATGCCAGTAGCCCCTTTGGTTAACTTGCAAATAGGCTAACAAGCTATCTACCTTTACTCTGTGGGACTTCACGAGATGCATGTTCAGGGCTGGCGTGTTCGGTAAAATCTTGCCACAGCCTTCCACGGTGCACAGGATATTGGTCCGCACTTCTTTGGTGAGCTCCATGATAGACGGTTTGATAATCTCCCGCGTCGGTGCGGGGGGCTCTTCGATGCATTTTTGACTGCCCATGGAAGCGTTATCGTTTCGGTATGCTTTCCCGGACGCAGAGGCAGCCATGTTTCTGTTGACAAGTCACCAAACCAACTGCTCCTCAAGCAGCAGAAACACTGGAAAATACGAGGACGCGTCCACTTCCGGGAGACCTTTCTTAGCAACAGCCAGCCACTCCCACACAAGCGTCCTGGCAACATCAGAGTGGCAATATTGTAGCTACTTCTATGACATACTGCATGTGCAAAAATGTAAAAGAAGGCaacctttacattttagtcatttagcagaggttcttatccagagcgacttacagtagtgaatgcatacatttcatttcgtgcatttttgttttgtactggccccccgtgggaatcgaacccccaaccctggcgttacacacaccatgctggcgttgcaaacaccatgctctaccaactgagccacagagaagACTTTACCCTTTGCTGTACACTACTCAAGTAACACAAAGTAAAAAAAACCATCCAATAACATTTATTAGAGTACAGATTGTAGTATATTAATTGAGAAACAATAAAAGATGATTCTTATTCTTAACACTTTGGCAAAGGACAGAGTGAATGGGTAAACAAGGTGTTCTAAAAAATATATGTTAAACCCCATCAAATGTTAACATATTCAATACAAAATATACACTACTTGTTCTGGTAGTTCTTATAGTTACATTTGATTTAAACTCCTTTGTCTGTGATAACAAAATAGTTTCTCCCTTTCTGTGTGATGGATGAGAGAAGAGGGGTGACTGGGGTTGACGCCATACCTGTAAAACACAAGCAATTACTGAGGGGATTCGTTTTTACACACCCTGTTCACGGGGTAGGCTGAGTTTGCACAGGGTTAAAAGtgattgcatttttttttttatttttttaatctggGCTATTTCTCTGGCATGAGCCGGGTGCCCCGCACGAAACAAAAGTGATGTAACACATGGAGTAATGAGTTAGGATTTCATGTTCACCTGCACAAGTGTTTGCTATTGATAAATCACTATCTACTGTCCAAAAGAAAGCTAGTTTGAAAATGTgaacatacatttatttttatggaAAAGACATTCTGAATGATCCATCATGCTGCCATGTTGACAATATGACCAGGTTGAGCATATTACTGTTCAATTTGAGCAGAGTACTCCGACCTCACCGGTTTTAGCCGGTCATGTGACTGGCCATTGCCTGATTCACCCCGGTTCAGTCTAGTCAAACCCACTCACTTATTAGCAGACCCTCCGAAAAGCATCAAACATCTCAGCACATCCATCTGGAGAATGAGATGGATACAATGAAGTCTGTCATGGTTCCTCTGCCCCCTTGTGGCCATGGACAGAATTGAATAAATAAGTGGAGCAGTTAACTAACTAATAATATGAGCAGTTAACTAACTATAACCACATCAAATAAAACGTTATAATGCTGAGCATCACCTGGAAGACTTGACTTCTAAACCTGAGGGTATGGAAcaaaatgcagagagagagagagctattgtTCATAATTTGTTGTCTCTGCAGCTCTAATGGGGCACCCGAGTGGCGCAACGTTaacgcactgcatctcagtgctagaggcgttgttcgattccaggctgtatcacaaccgactgtgattgggagtcccatagggcggcgcacaattggcccagcgtcgttagggtttggctggggtaggccgtcattgtaaataaaataaaaattcttaaatgacttgccaagttaaataaaggttaaaaaacctAGAAGATGTGGCTCTTCCCATTGACAGAGATTAAAGGAGATATTAAACAAAGCCCAGCCCCAGACATATAGATAGTGTACCTGAGGACACACAGTGCCTGAGTGACTCTAGGAGGTTGGTGCTGGCAAACTCCACCACTCCTCTGAAGGGCTCTCCTCTGCCTGTCAACGTTTTGTTAGAGTTATCTCGGAACTTGGTCTCCAGCTGAGAATAGAGCAGAATACATTGTCACACACAGCATAGCAGGCACATGAGGAGAAACCTTTTTGTTAACAACCTATAGTTCAACCTATAGTGCACCTTATAGACAGCTTTTTGCAGTTGAGGTAGTGTCCCATCGCCGAAGGCCTCACAGGCCATTTGAAGACGGTTCTCTGTATTCTCAGCCTGTTCTTTCTCTATATTGGGGTCTAAAATGAGAAAATAGAATGTAGGTGAAACATAAACTAAGTCAATATTCTATTGATATCTAATTAGTTGTGGTTGTCACCATGATTATGTTCATGTATACATTACACTTGTATTTTATAAGCAGACAACAAAACATACTTCTAGGGACAGGATTCTTTTCCTGAAGAGGTTTTGGATGTTTGGTGGGGAACACCTATGAAAGAAGGAAAAGGTGCAGAACACAGAATCTCTATAGTTAGTTCTATAGGCTTTCTTTGTTAGCAGTAAGCAGTGGGATGGTCATGATAAAGGCTTTTATATGGCCCGTGTCCCCTCATAGGGGACATGGCCAAGGCCTACTTGTTGGTACTGCCTCATCAGTAGGTCTCTGATGGCGATGAGGTTCCGTCCACTGAGGTGAGCATCCTTCATAGAGCCATATCTGGTGGCCAGAACCAAGGCCTGTATGACAGAACTCAGTCTGTTAAACAGGCGATAGAGACCATAGAAACAGAATTCAAAGCACTGCAATATGACATTATGAATCCCCCCAGGGGCAATTTAGAAAGCATCCTTGCCTGGTTTAAAAGAGGCTTATGCTTTGAAGTCACGCCGGTCACAAAGACATAAGGGGTCTGAAGATGGTGGACAACGTATGTGGGTTTAAGGTGGTTAGGCTTTGTGAAGTTGTCCCCCCAGGCAACACGTATCCATATGGCCTCAtctgtgtgtttttttattttaatagacaCCTTGGAAGGAAAGACAAACACAGGCATGGACAGAGATGGCACACGCAAACACAGCAATTGAGGGACATTGCAAGCCAATGTCCATTTTAATGAATGTTCGTTCTGTCTTTTCTACCAAGCATATAAAAGCTGGAAATCATACATACATGGCTGATGAGCTCTGTGAGGTTGGCCTTGAACTGTTCCTTGAACTGTGTCAGCTCAATGGATGGTGCATCCTCTGTGAAGAAAAATATACTTGAAATGAACAGTAATGCTGATTAGGCTACCTCTAATACCTTGGAACTCTAATATTGATTAGGGTCCATTTTCAAATGGAACTTTGTGAGTGTCAGTGAAAGCACCAGATACTAAATGTAGAGTAAGGTATTAGAGACTTTTATTTACCCTCTGCATCAAGGAGCTGGAAGCCATGCCACATTCCCTGGTTCGGATTCTCAATGATATCTGGAAAGGATTGGTGAAATGTATTATCTACTACTGACAACTAAGTAGACCATTAGCTACTGAGGGGGAAATTAGTTAATTCACACTGTCAGTTAACACTTACAGATCATTTCGAGTTCTGTGATGTGTTTCACTGTCAAGCCCTTCTCCTGGGAAAGATACAAGTAGAGTGTATCAGAAAGGTTGAAAGTATAACAAAAAATTGTGATTACACTTAGCCCACGATGAACTGTTAAGGTGAGCTAGATTAAATGAACAAGTTAGCTAAAGAGAATATCACATCACTAGAAAGCTAGTTAGATAGGTAACGTTAACTATATAGTCAAGCAGCTACATCTACCTCACAGAGAGCCAGTAGATGTTCCGTCAACACCCATTTTGGTTGTGTGAAGTCAAGCGAATGCAGGTCCTCTCTTGATAGATGAGCCCACTTGCCAAGCACTGTCTGGAGCATTTGATAAGGGATTCGTCGTATCAGACGTTGTAATATGCGCTTTGTAGAGTCATCCATGCTTAAAATGTATGTTTTAACCAATTAAACTCTTAAAACGCATTAGATAGCAAGCTAACGCAGACACGCAAATACAAAACAAACCGCCGAACGAGAGTCAACCAATCGGAATCATTTGGTGGGTCGCACTTCCTGTTTCGTCATTTCCCCTTCAAATAACCTTTACCACATATTCACATGCTTTAGAGATGCTTTAGATATTTGTAGAGGTTATATGGGGTTAAATGGGGTTTAATATTGTCCTAAATTATACCAAAAACGTGTAAAAACTAAATAAATAGAAAACTGAGATCTGGGATTTTGTTTCGTAAAAATGTATTCATCTTTCCACTGCCATATGCGATGGCGCCGTCTGCTGGAGAGGCATAGAGGCATAGATGCACAGTGCTTAGGATGCATTACATTTGATGATATAGCTATAATGCATACATACTACAATCGTACATAAATATGTaataaaatgtgttttgtgtTCCAGTCGTGCAATGACTGGAGTTATTTGCTGTGAGGGAGTGCCCGCCCACATGTGATCAACAATTAATGTGATTGGACCACCATCCAACGGTAGCAGGTGTTGATTTGCTACTGTAATGTCAATCAGGTTATCATTTTCCACGGAGTGTGCTGTCTTTGCTGTTacgaaagagtgagagaaatatagctagctagcatgttaCCAGCATGTACTCCTTTTATCAAATACATTACTAGGTTTACAATTGAATGCTATGTCAGAATTGTTAAACACAATTTTTCAAGATTTGTACAGTAGCTAGTTAGGTGTAAATACATCAACAGTAACCTGGCAGTAATAGAAGTTAAAACAAGGGGTTGAAAGGACTTTGCATTTGCCCTTAAGTGGTATTTCTCGCTACTAGGCATTGGCAGCTAGCTACATTTGGTCAACTTGCTATCTACGATATAGTCTATTCCTGGAAGATAGATATCTCAATGATATCCCAACTGAACTGGTAATATCCTTATTCAACTAGCTACCTTATTCTATTCACAGCTTTTAAGGTAATTCCAGTCTATTTTGTTAGCTACAGTACTAGCTACCAGTCTGTGAGTTGTACTGTAGCTAGAACAGtctgtaactagctagctagcgtcattcaatttcacaatttGGACCTTTTCTGCATAAACATTTGAGTCTATTTCAACCGGTCTCTGAATATGTAACAAAGTCCATCTTTATACAACCACAACTTTATGACTGTTTATGACAACGCTGCCAACTGCTAGCCTACTTGTTACAGTAGAGGCTGAAATCACTTTTCAGCAATCACAGCTTTGAgattaatcaggatgaaaggatGGGCTTTTATGACAATAGCCACTCCTCATTGTGTCTGGTACTCTGTCcttcattaacccacacaggcaATGCTATCCATGTCTTTATCTAGACCTGTATTAGTTTTAACCTGCCCACCTGTGTTTTATACCTGTTTTCTCTCTCATTGCAGGTAAGTGTAAACAGAAAATTGACCATCCCCATGAGTTTGCAGGATGGAGAGGGACTGGGTGGATGGAGTATCCTTTAGAGTAGACACACATTACAGAAACCAAATAGTCAAACAGTAATTTTCAGCATGCATTGTAGTCACAAACATGGTTGGTATTGTTTGTCTTTCCAGTATTGTTGGAGTGGTAAGCCCTTAACTCAGAATGCACCCTGATCTGTCGCCTCACCTGCACACGGACGAGTGCAACATACTGATAAACCTGCTGAAGCAGTGCCACACGGAGGTAAGATATTGTATACTTACCTGAGAACCATAGACTGGgtcattccatgtcatttcagcaatcCTTTACACTCACCAACTCAGATTTTTTGGAaatcgtttctgtagttagaaccagataagattagcattcgtgaaacattattttgttgaaatg
This genomic stretch from Salmo salar chromosome ssa26, Ssal_v3.1, whole genome shotgun sequence harbors:
- the cenpn gene encoding centromere protein N, yielding MDDSTKRILQRLIRRIPYQMLQTVLGKWAHLSREDLHSLDFTQPKWVLTEHLLALCEEKGLTVKHITELEMIYIIENPNQGMWHGFQLLDAEEDAPSIELTQFKEQFKANLTELISHVSIKIKKHTDEAIWIRVAWGDNFTKPNHLKPTYVVHHLQTPYVFVTGVTSKHKPLLNQALVLATRYGSMKDAHLSGRNLIAIRDLLMRQYQQVFPTKHPKPLQEKNPVPRNPNIEKEQAENTENRLQMACEAFGDGTLPQLQKAVYKLETKFRDNSNKTLTGRGEPFRGVVEFASTNLLESLRHCVSSGMASTPVTPLLSSITQKGRNYFVITDKGV